A genomic window from Gymnodinialimonas ceratoperidinii includes:
- a CDS encoding DUF3168 domain-containing protein: MSYAATAALQEAVYAALTMDASVASLTQGAIYDALPPGPVPPIYVSLGPERARDASDATGFGAVHDFPVTVVSDAAGFHTAKTIAAAVSDALSDADLTLARGNLIGLRFLRARARRVGDGREIEIWFRAMIDASGA; the protein is encoded by the coding sequence ATGAGCTATGCCGCCACAGCCGCGCTGCAGGAGGCCGTCTACGCCGCGTTAACCATGGACGCGTCGGTCGCGTCCCTGACCCAGGGCGCGATCTACGACGCGCTGCCGCCGGGTCCGGTGCCGCCGATCTACGTGAGCCTCGGACCGGAAAGGGCGCGCGACGCCTCGGACGCCACAGGGTTCGGCGCGGTGCATGACTTCCCGGTGACGGTCGTCTCGGACGCCGCGGGGTTTCACACCGCCAAGACGATTGCAGCGGCTGTTTCCGATGCCTTGAGCGACGCGGATTTGACGCTCGCGAGAGGCAATCTGATCGGCCTGAGGTTCCTGCGTGCGCGCGCCCGGCGGGTGGGCGACGGCCGCGAGATCGAAATCTGGTTTCGCGCGATGATCGATGCAAGCGGCGCGTGA
- a CDS encoding NlpC/P60 family protein yields the protein MSAVVATAREWLGTPYVHQASCKGAGCDCLGLLLGLWRECHGDLPAPVPAYTNDWSETSGEERLLDAARAHLIEKQLSDAAPGDVLIFRMRAGAVAKHVGLQTRIGREARFLHAYSGRGVTEGALTPPWARRVAARFVFPERT from the coding sequence GTGAGCGCGGTAGTCGCGACGGCGCGAGAATGGCTTGGCACGCCCTATGTGCATCAAGCCTCCTGCAAAGGAGCGGGGTGCGATTGCCTCGGGCTGCTCCTCGGCTTGTGGCGCGAGTGCCACGGAGACCTTCCCGCGCCGGTTCCCGCCTATACCAACGACTGGTCCGAAACCTCGGGCGAGGAGCGTTTGCTCGACGCTGCTCGGGCTCATCTGATCGAAAAACAACTGTCAGACGCCGCGCCGGGAGACGTCCTGATCTTCCGGATGCGGGCCGGCGCGGTGGCCAAACATGTCGGCCTGCAGACCCGGATCGGGCGAGAGGCCCGGTTCCTCCATGCCTATTCCGGGCGCGGCGTCACCGAAGGTGCGCTGACGCCGCCCTGGGCCCGACGCGTTGCGGCGCGGTTCGTGTTTCCCGAAAGGACGTAA
- a CDS encoding baseplate multidomain protein megatron, which produces MATLLLSAAGAAVGGLIQAPILGMTGAVLGRAVGATVGRVIDQRLMGSGSDPVEMGQTDRLRITGAGEGAPIAQLFGRMRLGGHVIWATQFQEHKSTSGGSGKGAPPQPKTTTYSYTISLAIALCEGEIARVGRIWADGVEIDREAVTWRLYKGADDQMPDPLLEAVEGAGAVPAFRGTAYVVFEDLDLTPYGNRVPQFAFEVVRPAQPERPHVPSAAEAVRAVALMPGTGEYALATTPVSHRYGLARGVSTNVSAEGGVTDFSQSLGQLRDTLPNLESVSLIYSWFGDDLRAGHCKVRPKVEQAEHDGREMPWRAGGIDRQSAEVIAKVDGRAVYGGTPADDSVLEAIAAIHAGGQEVTFYPFLLMEMLEGNGLPDPYGGAEQPALPWRGRITGDVAPGHEGTTDATPANRTAIDAFFGTAQASDFSTGGSGVGYSGPSEWSYSRFILHCAALCAQAGGVEAFCIGSEMRGLTQMRDDQGYPAVEALIALASEVRALLPQAKITYAADWSEYFGYHPQDGSGDVYFHLDALWADPNIDMVAIDNYMPVSDWRDGTEHLDFEAGPIHALDYLQSNIEGGEGYAWFYTGPEAQAAQRRTEITDGMDEPWIYRFKDLRNWWEQPHSNRIGGFRTRDLPILGEPEFEGKGWASGYWVRLFNHAISALPGMDPITYYGSATVETAPGEGDVLQVAGAYLTCSERGYRPMVPGQEVRVTIRMRLLAEPTDGEPHKTSVYLAFNRENGNPGGSRVLFTVSDTHVSDGWIEQSATVTPEDWVGVGAIWPDASHWRVMVALNGPTTGSPAGAVLQVSEVTVAVENAYTDWVPRSKPIWFTEFGCAAIDKGTNQPNKFLDPKSDESAIPTHSNGRRDDLIQAQYLRAVMDYWQADEKNPPSDQYDGRMLDMGRAHAWAWDARVWPAFPNDRERWSDGDNWTRGHWLTGRLDAQPLDLVVAEICEEAGVTDYDVSRLFGLVRGHVSAQTQSARARLQPLMLTHGFHAVERDGKLVFLTMPQLPETLIDAATTARDDDDEGGFTHIRAPEAETVGRLRISYTEAEGGYGDKVAEAVFPGDGADKVNDVNLPLALTTSEGQSTAERWLAEGRVAKDTLRFALPPSQRAVGAGALIATEDGQRWRVDRVEDRGFRQIEAVRVEPSTATASDEVEEAVRVNAFVPPLPVTPIFLDLPLLTGDEVAHAPHLAVAADPWPGSAAVYSAPGPDGFTLNKLVEQPAIIGTLLEPLYAQRPGVWDRAGPVRIRLETGSLSSSELSAVLTGGNGAAIGSGEDDIWEVMQFADATLVAPDTWEIGMRLRGQQGTDALMPDFWPAGSVFVLLDGGVTQVDLSSASRGLERHWRIGPARRSVDDPSYVEKVVAFQGNGLRPYSPVHLRAPRDGAAREVSWIRRSRIDADSWDGTDVPLGEASEQYILRIVDANETRREEVLSVPQFTYTDAMRASDGTLSDYAIEVAQVSERFGAGPNARIQINE; this is translated from the coding sequence ATGGCAACTCTTCTCCTTTCAGCGGCGGGTGCTGCGGTCGGCGGGCTCATCCAGGCGCCCATTCTTGGCATGACCGGCGCCGTTCTGGGCCGTGCCGTGGGCGCGACGGTCGGGCGGGTCATCGACCAGCGCCTGATGGGCAGCGGCTCGGACCCCGTGGAGATGGGGCAGACGGATCGTTTGCGGATTACGGGCGCGGGCGAAGGGGCTCCGATTGCGCAGCTCTTCGGGCGGATGCGTCTGGGCGGACATGTGATCTGGGCGACGCAGTTCCAAGAGCACAAGAGCACCAGCGGGGGCAGCGGCAAGGGGGCACCGCCGCAGCCGAAAACGACGACCTATTCCTACACGATCAGTCTCGCCATTGCGCTTTGCGAAGGAGAGATCGCGCGGGTCGGTCGGATCTGGGCTGATGGGGTGGAGATCGATCGCGAAGCGGTCACCTGGCGGCTCTACAAGGGCGCGGATGACCAGATGCCGGACCCATTGCTGGAGGCAGTTGAAGGCGCGGGGGCAGTGCCGGCCTTTCGCGGCACGGCCTACGTTGTCTTCGAGGATCTGGACCTGACGCCCTACGGCAACCGTGTGCCGCAATTTGCCTTTGAGGTCGTGCGCCCGGCGCAGCCTGAGCGGCCCCACGTGCCCAGTGCGGCGGAGGCTGTGCGCGCGGTGGCGCTGATGCCCGGCACCGGGGAATATGCGCTCGCGACGACACCGGTCAGCCACCGCTACGGCTTGGCGCGCGGGGTCTCGACCAACGTCAGCGCGGAAGGAGGGGTGACGGATTTCTCTCAATCTCTCGGGCAGTTACGAGATACGCTGCCCAACCTCGAGTCGGTCTCGCTGATCTATTCGTGGTTCGGCGACGACCTGCGCGCGGGTCATTGCAAGGTGCGTCCGAAGGTGGAGCAGGCCGAGCATGATGGTCGCGAGATGCCGTGGCGCGCGGGGGGGATCGATCGGCAGTCAGCCGAGGTGATCGCCAAGGTCGATGGACGCGCGGTCTACGGTGGCACGCCGGCCGACGACTCCGTACTGGAGGCCATCGCGGCGATCCATGCGGGCGGACAAGAAGTCACGTTCTACCCATTCCTGCTTATGGAGATGTTGGAGGGCAACGGTCTTCCCGACCCTTACGGCGGCGCGGAACAACCGGCCTTGCCGTGGCGCGGCCGGATCACCGGGGACGTCGCGCCGGGCCATGAGGGGACGACCGACGCGACACCTGCCAACCGCACGGCAATTGACGCGTTCTTCGGCACGGCACAGGCCTCGGACTTCAGCACGGGTGGGTCCGGCGTGGGGTACTCGGGGCCGTCCGAGTGGAGCTACAGCCGCTTCATCCTGCACTGCGCCGCGCTTTGCGCCCAGGCGGGGGGCGTCGAGGCGTTCTGTATCGGCTCGGAGATGCGCGGCCTGACCCAGATGCGCGACGATCAGGGCTATCCGGCGGTCGAGGCTTTGATTGCGCTGGCCTCCGAGGTCCGTGCGCTTCTGCCTCAAGCCAAGATCACCTATGCCGCTGATTGGTCGGAATATTTTGGCTATCACCCCCAGGACGGTTCAGGCGATGTCTATTTCCACCTCGACGCTCTCTGGGCTGATCCGAACATCGATATGGTGGCGATCGACAACTACATGCCGGTGAGCGATTGGCGTGACGGGACAGAGCATCTCGATTTCGAGGCCGGGCCAATCCATGCGCTCGATTACCTGCAATCTAATATCGAGGGCGGCGAGGGCTACGCATGGTTCTACACCGGCCCCGAAGCCCAAGCGGCGCAGCGACGCACGGAGATCACCGATGGCATGGACGAGCCTTGGATCTATCGGTTCAAGGACCTGCGCAATTGGTGGGAGCAGCCGCATTCCAACCGGATCGGCGGATTTCGCACGCGTGATTTGCCGATCCTCGGCGAGCCGGAATTCGAGGGAAAGGGGTGGGCTTCGGGCTACTGGGTGCGCCTGTTCAACCACGCGATTTCAGCCCTGCCGGGGATGGATCCGATCACTTATTACGGCTCTGCCACGGTCGAGACCGCGCCCGGCGAGGGCGATGTTCTGCAGGTGGCGGGAGCTTACCTGACCTGTTCGGAAAGGGGCTATCGGCCCATGGTGCCGGGCCAGGAGGTGCGCGTCACGATCCGAATGCGACTGCTTGCGGAGCCCACGGATGGCGAGCCTCACAAGACCTCGGTCTACCTGGCGTTCAACCGGGAGAACGGCAATCCGGGGGGATCTCGGGTCCTGTTCACGGTGAGCGACACGCATGTGTCCGACGGTTGGATCGAGCAGAGCGCGACGGTGACGCCAGAGGATTGGGTGGGCGTCGGCGCAATTTGGCCGGATGCATCCCATTGGCGGGTGATGGTCGCGCTGAACGGGCCCACGACAGGTTCGCCCGCGGGCGCGGTGCTGCAGGTGTCCGAAGTCACGGTGGCGGTGGAGAATGCCTACACGGACTGGGTGCCGCGGTCGAAACCGATCTGGTTCACCGAATTTGGCTGCGCGGCGATCGACAAGGGCACCAACCAACCCAACAAGTTCCTCGATCCGAAGTCGGATGAGAGCGCCATCCCCACTCATTCCAACGGTCGCCGCGACGACTTGATCCAGGCGCAATATTTGCGGGCCGTCATGGATTACTGGCAGGCGGATGAGAAAAATCCGCCGTCAGATCAATATGATGGGCGGATGCTGGATATGGGTCGGGCCCATGCCTGGGCTTGGGACGCGCGGGTCTGGCCGGCCTTTCCGAATGATCGGGAACGGTGGAGCGATGGTGACAACTGGACGCGCGGGCACTGGCTGACAGGACGGCTTGATGCGCAGCCGCTCGACCTCGTGGTTGCGGAAATTTGCGAAGAGGCGGGTGTCACGGATTACGATGTCTCGCGGCTTTTCGGCCTCGTGCGCGGCCACGTCTCGGCACAGACCCAGAGCGCGCGCGCACGGTTGCAACCGCTGATGTTGACCCACGGGTTTCATGCGGTGGAGCGGGACGGAAAGCTGGTGTTCCTGACGATGCCGCAGCTGCCGGAAACACTCATCGACGCTGCCACGACGGCGCGGGACGATGACGACGAAGGAGGCTTCACCCATATCCGTGCGCCCGAGGCCGAGACGGTGGGGCGTCTGCGCATTTCCTACACGGAGGCAGAGGGGGGCTACGGCGACAAGGTTGCCGAGGCGGTTTTCCCCGGTGACGGCGCGGATAAGGTTAACGACGTTAACCTTCCCCTGGCTCTCACGACGAGCGAAGGACAGTCCACGGCGGAGCGGTGGCTGGCGGAGGGGCGGGTGGCCAAGGACACGCTGCGCTTCGCCCTGCCGCCTTCGCAGCGTGCCGTCGGAGCCGGCGCCCTGATCGCAACCGAGGACGGCCAAAGATGGCGCGTCGACCGGGTGGAGGATCGAGGCTTCCGACAGATCGAGGCCGTGCGGGTCGAGCCGAGCACCGCGACAGCCTCGGACGAGGTCGAGGAAGCGGTGCGCGTGAATGCCTTTGTGCCGCCCCTGCCTGTTACGCCCATCTTCCTTGATTTGCCGCTCTTGACCGGGGACGAGGTCGCGCATGCGCCCCATCTTGCCGTCGCCGCGGATCCCTGGCCGGGTTCTGCAGCCGTCTACTCGGCTCCCGGACCCGATGGGTTCACCTTGAACAAGCTGGTCGAACAGCCCGCCATCATCGGGACCCTGCTTGAGCCGCTCTATGCACAGCGACCGGGCGTCTGGGATCGCGCTGGGCCGGTCCGGATACGGCTTGAGACGGGGAGCCTCTCGTCATCGGAACTCTCGGCGGTTCTGACCGGCGGGAACGGCGCGGCGATCGGGTCGGGCGAGGATGACATCTGGGAGGTGATGCAATTCGCCGACGCCACATTGGTGGCGCCGGACACCTGGGAGATCGGCATGCGTTTGCGGGGTCAGCAAGGCACCGATGCCCTCATGCCGGATTTCTGGCCGGCCGGCAGCGTTTTCGTGCTGCTGGATGGCGGCGTGACCCAGGTGGATCTCTCCAGTGCCTCCCGCGGATTGGAGCGCCATTGGCGTATCGGTCCTGCGCGCCGGTCCGTTGATGACCCGAGCTACGTCGAAAAGGTCGTGGCTTTTCAGGGCAATGGCCTGCGCCCCTATAGCCCGGTCCACCTGCGAGCTCCCCGTGACGGAGCGGCGCGTGAGGTCAGCTGGATCCGCCGCTCTCGCATCGACGCGGACAGTTGGGACGGCACCGACGTGCCGCTTGGCGAGGCGTCGGAGCAATACATCCTGCGGATCGTCGATGCCAATGAGACCCGCCGCGAGGAGGTCTTGAGCGTCCCGCAGTTCACCTACACCGACGCGATGCGCGCCAGCGACGGCACGTTGAGCGATTATGCCATCGAAGTTGCTCAGGTCTCCGAAAGGTTCGGGGCGGGGCCCAACGCGAGGATTCAGATCAATGAGTGA
- a CDS encoding DUF2793 domain-containing protein, whose product MSDTPELALPLLAPAQAQKHVTVNEALVRLDGLAQLRLQSVSETTPPAALDGFAYGVPSGAVNAWAGQEGSVAIASGGGWIFVPAQRGWRAVVLDAGSLAIFDGAAWRVGAQTLTPGGACIGLTSAEFDVTLAAGASVTTPVVFPARAVAYGVTGRVISAITGTATTWDIGVTGDLQRYGSGLGTSLNSWVSGPGTPQVYWSPTALEITAQGGDFAGGTIRLVAHYAELALPDPV is encoded by the coding sequence ATGAGTGATACACCCGAATTGGCCCTGCCATTGCTCGCGCCCGCGCAGGCGCAAAAGCATGTCACCGTGAACGAGGCCTTGGTGCGGCTCGACGGATTGGCGCAGCTTCGCTTGCAGTCCGTAAGCGAAACGACGCCGCCCGCAGCGCTTGACGGCTTCGCCTATGGCGTGCCCTCGGGCGCGGTCAACGCATGGGCGGGGCAGGAAGGCTCGGTCGCGATTGCTTCGGGGGGCGGTTGGATTTTCGTGCCGGCGCAAAGGGGATGGCGGGCCGTGGTGCTCGATGCGGGATCGCTTGCGATTTTCGATGGGGCGGCCTGGCGCGTGGGCGCGCAGACGTTGACGCCCGGCGGCGCCTGCATTGGCCTGACGAGCGCGGAGTTCGACGTGACCCTGGCAGCGGGTGCGAGCGTCACAACCCCGGTTGTTTTCCCCGCAAGAGCAGTGGCTTACGGCGTAACGGGGCGGGTCATCTCGGCGATCACGGGAACGGCGACGACGTGGGATATCGGCGTCACGGGAGATTTGCAGCGCTATGGCTCGGGCCTTGGGACGTCGCTCAATTCGTGGGTGAGCGGGCCCGGCACGCCGCAGGTCTACTGGTCACCGACCGCCTTGGAGATTACCGCGCAGGGGGGCGATTTCGCGGGCGGGACGATCCGTCTGGTCGCCCATTACGCGGAGCTTGCGTTGCCCGATCCCGTCTAG
- a CDS encoding DUF2163 domain-containing protein: protein MSVQDLDLHLKTCATGVARCWRVTRGDGAQFGFTDHDCDLDFDGTTFRAGTGLSATALSQTTGLSVDNTEAVGALSAAAITEEDIFAGRFDGADVESWLVQWAAPVNRVLQFRGSIGEITRANGAFSAELRGLAELMNKPTGRVCQRSCEAVLGDASCGFDLTTPGYVTNAQVRTSDGRVFTFDGLAGFEPRWFERGTLRVMSGAGEGLAGVVKLDRLNDEGRDVELWDNLRADVVPGDTVRLTAGCDKRMETCRLKFLNLVNFRGFPDIPDGDWQVAHPSRLSARSGGSRR, encoded by the coding sequence ATGAGCGTACAAGACCTTGATCTGCATCTGAAAACCTGTGCGACCGGCGTGGCGCGGTGCTGGCGGGTGACGCGCGGGGACGGCGCTCAATTCGGGTTCACCGACCACGATTGCGATCTCGATTTCGACGGCACGACATTTCGTGCCGGAACGGGATTGAGCGCGACCGCCCTGAGCCAGACGACCGGCCTTTCGGTGGATAATACCGAAGCGGTTGGCGCTTTGTCGGCCGCAGCGATCACCGAGGAGGATATTTTTGCGGGCCGATTTGATGGCGCCGATGTCGAATCCTGGCTGGTGCAGTGGGCAGCGCCCGTTAACCGTGTTTTGCAGTTTCGCGGCTCGATCGGGGAGATTACCCGCGCGAACGGGGCATTCTCGGCGGAGCTGCGCGGATTGGCAGAGTTGATGAACAAGCCCACAGGGCGTGTGTGCCAACGGAGCTGCGAGGCTGTTCTGGGTGACGCGTCCTGTGGCTTCGACCTCACGACACCGGGGTATGTCACAAATGCTCAGGTCCGCACGAGCGACGGGCGGGTCTTCACCTTCGACGGGCTCGCGGGGTTCGAGCCGCGTTGGTTTGAGCGCGGGACATTGCGAGTGATGTCCGGCGCAGGGGAGGGGCTGGCCGGTGTCGTCAAACTGGATCGGCTGAATGATGAGGGTCGGGACGTCGAGCTGTGGGACAACCTGCGCGCAGACGTTGTTCCGGGCGACACAGTGCGCCTGACGGCGGGGTGCGACAAGCGCATGGAGACCTGTCGCCTGAAATTCCTTAACCTCGTTAACTTTCGCGGTTTTCCGGATATTCCAGACGGCGATTGGCAAGTTGCCCATCCGTCACGTCTGTCGGCGCGCAGCGGCGGGTCGCGCCGGTGA
- a CDS encoding phage tail tape measure protein, which produces MTEMDDSLGRFDAEIAELETSLSGATSMAAAFQGELREMQGAMLYTGREVNSMSRAIGGDLRRAFDGVVFDGMRLSDALRDVASSMIDAAYNTAMRPVQNALGSALGTGVNSLLGGLLPFEKGGAISQGRVMPFARGGIVSGPTTFPMRGGTGLMGEAGPEAIMPLRRGPDGKLGVAAATQGGAVNVTMNITTPDVASFQRSSSQVAAQVQRALARGQRNR; this is translated from the coding sequence ATGACAGAGATGGATGACAGCCTCGGCCGCTTTGACGCCGAGATTGCGGAGCTGGAAACGAGCCTTTCGGGGGCGACGTCGATGGCGGCGGCATTTCAGGGGGAGCTGCGGGAAATGCAGGGAGCGATGCTCTACACAGGGCGCGAGGTGAACTCGATGAGCCGCGCGATCGGCGGTGATTTGCGGCGCGCATTCGACGGCGTGGTGTTCGACGGAATGCGTCTCTCTGATGCGTTGCGGGACGTGGCCAGCAGCATGATCGACGCCGCATACAACACCGCGATGCGGCCGGTGCAAAACGCATTGGGATCGGCTCTGGGCACCGGCGTTAACTCTTTGCTCGGCGGTTTGCTGCCCTTCGAGAAGGGTGGCGCGATCAGCCAAGGGCGCGTGATGCCCTTCGCGCGCGGCGGCATTGTCAGTGGTCCCACGACCTTTCCGATGCGCGGCGGCACCGGCCTGATGGGCGAGGCGGGGCCGGAGGCGATCATGCCGTTGCGCCGTGGCCCTGATGGAAAACTGGGCGTTGCCGCCGCAACGCAGGGCGGGGCGGTGAATGTCACGATGAACATCACGACCCCCGATGTGGCAAGCTTCCAGCGATCTTCCAGCCAGGTGGCAGCACAGGTCCAACGCGCCTTGGCGCGGGGCCAACGGAACCGGTAG
- a CDS encoding DUF2460 domain-containing protein, producing MGFHEVRFPANLSFGSVGGPERRTEVIALTNGFEERNTPWAHSRRRYDAGVSMRSLDDIALLIDFFEARRGQLYGFRWKDWSDFKSCAPSGAPSFRDQRIGTGDGETRTFQLTKTYQSGINSYARPLTKPVTGSVLAGVSVDELVAGVHFDVDHTTGTITFVDAPPADVEVTAGYEFDVPVRFDTDAIQTSVASFQAGEVPNVPVVEIRI from the coding sequence ATGGGATTTCATGAGGTTAGATTTCCGGCGAACCTGAGCTTCGGCTCAGTTGGCGGACCGGAGCGCCGCACGGAGGTGATCGCGCTCACCAACGGGTTCGAGGAGCGCAACACGCCGTGGGCGCATTCTCGACGCCGGTATGATGCCGGTGTGTCGATGCGATCGCTCGATGACATTGCGCTGCTGATTGACTTTTTCGAGGCCCGACGCGGTCAGCTCTACGGGTTCCGATGGAAGGATTGGTCGGACTTCAAGTCCTGCGCCCCATCCGGCGCGCCGTCGTTTCGAGATCAACGGATCGGGACCGGGGACGGTGAGACGCGCACCTTTCAACTGACCAAGACCTACCAATCCGGCATTAACTCTTACGCGCGCCCGTTAACCAAACCGGTGACGGGCTCCGTGCTCGCGGGGGTCTCGGTCGATGAGCTGGTCGCGGGCGTCCACTTCGACGTCGACCACACGACCGGGACGATCACATTCGTTGATGCGCCGCCGGCGGATGTGGAGGTCACCGCGGGCTATGAGTTCGACGTGCCGGTTCGGTTCGACACCGATGCGATCCAGACGTCGGTGGCATCGTTTCAGGCGGGCGAGGTTCCGAATGTGCCCGTCGTGGAGATCCGGATATGA
- a CDS encoding phage major tail protein, TP901-1 family, with product MTAQNGKDLLVKVDMDGNGVFETMAGLRASRLSFNSESVDVTSLESTGGWRELLGGAGVKSASISGSGIFRDASTDERARDLFFEGGVPDFQVVIPDFGIVEGPFQIGSIEYAGTHDGEATYEISMASAGALTFTAI from the coding sequence ATGACGGCACAGAACGGCAAGGACCTTCTGGTGAAGGTGGACATGGACGGAAACGGCGTGTTCGAGACGATGGCGGGGCTGCGGGCGTCGCGGCTTTCGTTCAACAGCGAGAGCGTGGATGTGACGAGCCTTGAGAGCACCGGCGGATGGCGCGAGTTGTTGGGTGGGGCGGGGGTGAAATCGGCCTCGATTAGCGGCTCGGGGATCTTCCGCGACGCCTCCACCGACGAGCGGGCGCGGGATCTTTTCTTCGAGGGAGGGGTGCCCGATTTCCAGGTCGTCATCCCCGATTTCGGCATCGTGGAGGGGCCATTCCAGATCGGCTCGATCGAATATGCCGGCACCCATGACGGCGAGGCGACCTACGAGATCTCGATGGCCTCCGCTGGTGCGTTAACCTTTACGGCGATCTGA
- the cysE gene encoding serine O-acetyltransferase, with product MARTQSHVTQVDPVWSRITEEASTAIASEPLLGGLVHACVLHHPTLENALAYRVAQKLASSEMSEQLLREIADEAFATDPMLGQQARADIVAVYDRDPACHRFLQPLMFFKGFQAITAYRVGHWLWRQGRRDLSYFVQMRVSEVFGVDIHPAARVGQGIMIDHAHSIVIGETAVVGDNVSMLHSVTLGGTGKEEEDRHPKIGDGVLIGAGAKVLGNIKIGHCSRIAAGSVVLTEVPPMKTVAGVPAKIVGEAGCDQPSLTMDHLFGGPASS from the coding sequence ATGGCGCGTACTCAATCCCACGTCACCCAAGTCGATCCGGTCTGGAGCCGGATCACCGAGGAAGCATCGACCGCCATCGCCTCTGAGCCTCTGCTCGGCGGGCTGGTCCATGCCTGTGTCCTCCACCACCCCACATTGGAAAACGCGCTCGCCTACCGTGTTGCGCAGAAGCTTGCGTCGTCGGAGATGTCTGAGCAATTGCTGCGTGAAATCGCGGATGAGGCCTTCGCCACGGATCCGATGCTCGGCCAGCAGGCGCGCGCGGACATCGTGGCCGTCTATGACCGCGATCCGGCGTGCCATCGCTTTCTTCAGCCGTTGATGTTCTTCAAGGGTTTTCAGGCGATTACAGCCTACCGGGTCGGCCATTGGCTGTGGCGGCAGGGGCGACGTGACCTGTCGTATTTCGTGCAGATGCGTGTTTCGGAAGTGTTCGGCGTCGATATCCACCCCGCGGCGCGTGTGGGTCAGGGGATCATGATCGACCACGCCCATTCCATCGTGATCGGTGAGACGGCCGTCGTCGGAGACAACGTCTCGATGCTACACTCCGTGACGCTTGGCGGCACCGGCAAGGAAGAGGAAGACCGTCATCCGAAGATCGGCGACGGTGTCTTGATCGGGGCGGGGGCGAAGGTTCTGGGCAACATCAAGATCGGCCATTGCTCGCGGATCGCGGCGGGCTCGGTCGTGCTGACGGAGGTGCCGCCGATGAAGACCGTGGCGGGCGTTCCGGCGAAAATCGTGGGCGAGGCGGGTTGCGACCAGCCGTCGCTCACCATGGATCATCTGTTTGGCGGGCCAGCTTCAAGCTGA
- a CDS encoding phage head closure protein, with translation MRVPHLNRKLTLEAPSRAEDGAGGFAEVWQALGTIWAEVLPRGAGREVEASELKLKITMRAAAQGAPSRPTAAMRFRDGDRVYHIDAVTEADATGRYLVCFAKEEVGA, from the coding sequence ATGAGGGTGCCCCATCTCAATCGTAAGCTGACGCTGGAAGCACCGAGCCGTGCGGAAGATGGCGCGGGCGGATTTGCCGAGGTTTGGCAGGCACTTGGCACGATCTGGGCGGAAGTCCTGCCACGCGGTGCCGGTCGGGAGGTGGAGGCCTCGGAGCTGAAACTGAAGATCACCATGCGCGCGGCCGCCCAAGGTGCGCCGTCGCGCCCCACGGCGGCCATGCGGTTTCGCGACGGCGACCGGGTCTACCACATCGACGCGGTGACGGAGGCTGACGCGACGGGCCGTTACCTCGTGTGTTTCGCAAAAGAGGAGGTGGGCGCATGA
- a CDS encoding gene transfer agent family protein: MANPWTGEVALTVNGERHVAKLTLGALAELEDWLGADSLAQMVARFEGEGLKSADVLALVCAGLRGAGWTGQVEDLLNAEIEGGILEAARVAARLLVLAFRPVPV, from the coding sequence ATGGCAAACCCATGGACCGGCGAAGTGGCGCTGACCGTGAACGGCGAGCGGCACGTGGCGAAGCTGACACTCGGCGCCTTGGCGGAATTGGAGGATTGGCTCGGCGCGGATTCACTGGCGCAGATGGTGGCGCGCTTCGAGGGCGAGGGGTTGAAGTCCGCCGACGTGCTGGCGCTGGTTTGCGCCGGGCTGCGCGGGGCGGGCTGGACCGGGCAGGTGGAAGACCTGCTGAACGCCGAGATTGAAGGCGGCATCCTGGAGGCGGCGCGCGTTGCGGCGCGGCTCTTGGTGTTGGCGTTCAGGCCCGTGCCGGTATGA
- a CDS encoding rcc01693 family protein has translation MSDRHEGFDWPALMRVAYQGLGLSPAAFWALTPSEFLTLLGPENGAAPLRRDAFDALLARFPDQRNEDENDRDG, from the coding sequence ATGAGCGACAGGCACGAAGGCTTCGATTGGCCTGCGTTGATGCGCGTGGCTTATCAAGGGCTTGGCCTGTCTCCTGCCGCGTTCTGGGCCCTCACACCATCGGAATTCCTGACATTGCTCGGCCCTGAAAACGGGGCTGCGCCGCTGCGACGAGACGCGTTCGACGCGCTTCTTGCGCGGTTCCCAGACCAGAGAAACGAGGACGAAAATGACAGAGATGGATGA